The genomic DNA TTGATGAAGATAGAACTTTTGATTTAGTTTTAACTGATTTAAAAATGCCTAATAAAGATGGAATCTCTATGATTGATGATATTAGAGAGTTAGTTCCAAACCAAAGATTTATTATAGTAAGTGCACACAAAAATGAAGATGACTTATTAAAGTTAATTAACCTAAGAGTTCTTGGATATTTCGTAAAACCATTAAATATTGATAATATGATGGAAATGCTAAAAAAAGCTAAAGAAGAAGTTTTAGCAGATAATGCAGTTACTGATGTTCAAGAAACATTAATCACTTTAAATAGAAGATATACATACGATATAAAAACGGACAAACTATATAATCAAGAGTCAATAGTAAAACTATCTAAAAAAGAGTTAGATATCTTAAAAGTTTTAATTGACAACCTAGGTGAAGTAGTTCCTGTTGAGAAGTTCAAGCAAGATGTTTGGAATGATATAAATACAAATGACTCTGCTTTTAGAACAGTAATGAAAAGATTAAAAGATAAAGTTAAAGAAGATGACTTTATTATCTCTCATAAAGGTTATGGATACATAATCGAAAAACAACTAAAAAAATAGAAGAATAACTTATTTAATAAAGTTATTCTCTTTATAGTACTTAACTGCTCCGTCATGTAATGGAGCACTTAGGCCTTCAAGTAAAGACTCTTTTGTTATATACTTATATACAGGATGAAGATTTTTAAATTTTTCAAAGTTTTCTAGTATTGCTTTAACTAAAGTATAAACAGCTTTATTACTTACATCAGAGCTTGTTATTAAAACTGCCTTTGAACCAAAAGTAGGAGTTGCTGAAGGAACTCCACTATATATTGCAGCTGGGATTTCACCTTTTACATAAAAAGGATTCTTCTCTATAAACTTGTCAATCTCTTTTCCAGATATTGGAACAAGCTTTATATTTGAAGAACTTGAAGCATCTTTGATATTTGCAGTTGGATGACCTACCATATAAAAGTAGCCATCAATTTTATCCTCTCTTAGAGCATCAGGAGCTTCTCCTACTTTTAACTTCCCAACATATCCTAAGTCAGATTTTTTGATATTTAAATGGTTTAGTAAATAAGAAACAGT from Arcobacter sp. F155 includes the following:
- a CDS encoding response regulator transcription factor, whose product is MKDYKTRVLLVEDEDVARKTLSFYLNTIFDEVVVACDGQEASKVFKKDFDEDRTFDLVLTDLKMPNKDGISMIDDIRELVPNQRFIIVSAHKNEDDLLKLINLRVLGYFVKPLNIDNMMEMLKKAKEEVLADNAVTDVQETLITLNRRYTYDIKTDKLYNQESIVKLSKKELDILKVLIDNLGEVVPVEKFKQDVWNDINTNDSAFRTVMKRLKDKVKEDDFIISHKGYGYIIEKQLKK
- a CDS encoding TAXI family TRAP transporter solute-binding subunit yields the protein MKKLIAIFALLSVKVSLFAAAEFVTIGTGSVTGTYYPTGGAICRLVNKYKKETRIRCSVESTGGSVYNINAISMGDLDFGIAQSDAVYHAINGKKSFKKNPMKKLRSVMSIYPELLSLVVKTDSNIDSIYDIKDKRINIGNLGSGNETTVSYLLNHLNIKKSDLGYVGKLKVGEAPDALREDKIDGYFYMVGHPTANIKDASSSSNIKLVPISGKEIDKFIEKNPFYVKGEIPAAIYSGVPSATPTFGSKAVLITSSDVSNKAVYTLVKAILENFEKFKNLHPVYKYITKESLLEGLSAPLHDGAVKYYKENNFIK